A region of the Mesobacillus jeotgali genome:
CTGTCAGATTCAGATGGGGCCTCGGACAGCTTTTAGAGGCAGGAACATGCTCAGAGAATTCCCCAGAAAATACCCCGCGTCTAACCATCAAAAAAACAGCCGAACGAAATATCCGGCTGTTTCCTCTCATATATAGAATCTTACAGAGCCCAGTCCCCATTGCGGAATACTGGTTCAGCTGTTCCGTCTGCTGTGATTCCGTCGATGTCCATTTTATCGGAACCGATCATGAAGTCGACGTGAGTAATACTTTCGTTCAGGCCGTTTTCAGCCAGCTCTTCGGATGACATTGTTTTGCCGCCTTCCACGCAGAATGCATATGCGCTTCCGATTGCGAAATGGTTCGAAGCATTCTCGTCAAACAATGTGTTGAAGAACAGCACATTTGATTGAGAAATCGGTGAATTGAAAGGAACCAGTGCAACCTCGCCAAGATAGTGCGAGCCTTCGTCTGTCGCCACCAGCTGCTTAAGGATTTCTTCGCCTTCTTTTGCTTCGACACCGACGATTTTTCCATTTTCAAAAGTAAGTTTGAAGTTGTCAATGATGTTTCCGCCGTAGCTAAGCGGCTTTGTGCTTGATACATAGCCGTTTACGCCAGTTTTCAAAGGTACAGAGAAAACTTCTTCAGTAGGCATGTTGGCCATGAACTCGTTCCCTTGCTCGTTAACACTGCCTGCGCCAACCCAGATATGTTTTTCCGGAAGCTCAACAGTCAGGTCTGTGCCAGGTGCTTTATAGTGAAGCTTTTTGTAGCGTTTGCTGTTCAGGTAGTCAACCTTTTCATGCAGGGAAGCGTCATGCTCTTTCCATGCAGCAACAGGATCCTGGGTATCAACGCGGACTGCCTTGAAAATTGCGTCCCAAAGCTTTTGAACAGCTGTTTCAGCTGTTTCCTCAGGGAAAACCATTTTCGCCCAGCCTTCAGAAGGAGCAGCAACAACCGTCCAGCTGACTTTATCGGATTGTATGTATTTGCGGTATTTTGAAAGTGCTGTTCCGGCTGCTTTCTGGAAGTTTGCAATACGCTCAGACTTAACCCCTTTTAATAGGTCAGGGCTTGATGACACAATTGACATGAAGGCAGCTCCATTCTCAGCAAGCTCCTCCATTTCACGAGCACGCCATTCAGGATACTCAGTGAATGCCTCATCAGGTGCAAGGTCGTATTTCGTCCTGTTTACAACATCATCATTCCAGTTCACCACGACGTTCTTGGCGCCTGCTTCATATGCTTTTTTCGCAACAAGACGAACAAACTCTGCTGAGTCGATTGTCGTATTGATGACAAGCGTCTGGTCTTTCTGAATGTTAACACCAACCTTGACAGCAAGGTCCGCATATTTCTCTAAATTCTTTTGGAATTCACTCATTTATTTCGCCCCTTTTCTGAATCTTCTTTTATATTGTACCGATTTCATGGAAAAAAAGAAACTTAATACATTCGACTATAGGAGACAATGGTGTCTGGGATCCCTTCATGAAACAGAGTCGCTGTGCAACATAGCAAAAATCCATGCAACATTGATAATGTTGCATGGATTATAGAATGCCGGGAGTTTTAATAGCGAGACATATCGACCACTTTTTGCGATACATAAGCTGTAATTATATATCAGCGGAAAATTAAAAATATCGACCACATCTTCTAATATATCAGCGGAAAAACATATATATCGGTCAACTAGCCATTCATTCCCTAAATTCCAGCTTCCTTTCTATTCTCATACATCCTGAACATCACCCAGAACAACACCGCACTCAAAACAGCGAGGATGCTCAAGATCGTGAAGGTCCAGCTATAGCCGATCCACACGGTTAGCGGAATGCTGATTGGTGCGATTGTACGGCCTAGTGTATAGCGCAATGAGGCTGCTGCGAAATACTGACCGCGCATCTTCTCTGGTGCAAGGTTGGAAATGAAGGTTTGCTGCAAGCCTGCTGTCATCAGTTCAGCCAGTGTAAAGACTGCCATGGCCAGAATTAATCCCCAAATCCAGTTCGTTGCACCGAACATCAGGATTGCGACTGCATAAGTTAAGGACGACAATACAAAGACATTCAGTTCGCGGAATCGTGTGACCCATTTCGTTACAGCAACAGTGAACAGGGCGACCAGCAATCCGTTCTCGGAAAGAATCAATCCAAAAGCCTGCTCTCCATTGACGGTGAAGACTTTGCTGCCAAGCTCTAGAACGGTTTGATTTTGTACCATATCTTTTGTATAAACAGGGAATAACAAATCCAGCTGCATGAAAGTTTGCGCTGCCAGAATCCCGGCGATGATGAACATGAGAAAAACTTTATCCTGAATGATGACCTTATAATCGGCAATCTGTTCTTTCAGGAAGTCATACCATTTTCCATTTTCAGCGCGTGCCTGCTTTGCCGAAGCAGGGACGGTTTCACGGGTCCATTTTGAGAGGACAAGCGCTAGCAGGATAGAGATAATCGCAACTGCAATCATCAATTCAAACCGATATTTCACATAAAAAATCGCACCTAATATTGGGCCGACAACGACTGCAATATTGATCTGTGTATAAAAAATCGCGAATACACTGCTGCGGTCTTTTTCCGGGACGACGTCTGCAACCATCGCCTGGCTGGCCGGCCAGTAAATCGAGCCGAACACTCCGACCAGGGCGAAGCAGATAAATCCAAGCATCGGTGATGTGTACCATGGAGAAACCGCGTAGGCAAAAACAAGGAAAGCAATGCCTTGCCCGAATGCTGATATAACCATCATCCGCTTGCGGCCGAACCTGTCTGCTGTATAGCCTCCGAGCAGATTGGCGAATACCGAGAACACCTGGGAAAAGATGAGCAGGAATCCTGCCTTGTCCTTTCCAAAGCTTTCGGCAAAATAGATCGTTAAAAACGGGAAAAACATCCAAAATGTTATATTCATTAATGCTTCGCCAAACAGGCGAATTTTCAGGTTCCGGTCCCAATCCCTTATCCTCATGATGCTTCTCCTTTGTTTCCTTTAAGTATTAACTTATATATGGATAGTGCCCAGCATCAGCACCTTACCAGTTCTTGATTCTGAATGATCTTCCGCAGTTTGCGAAACGAGCAGCTCGAGCCTTATCAGTCCTGTACTGAAGTTAAAAAGCAACTTCATACGCAGGCAATCCAACTCTTTTCATAGCTAAAAAAGTGCATTTTCTCTATTCGATTTAAATGACAACCAACGAATATCATACTACTCCTAAGGAATTTTTTACAAGGTAAATCCTTCTACAAGTTTTTTCAAAAAAACAGCACCTCCATAAATGAGGTGCTGTTTAAGTCTATTATTCTTTATCCTCAAGTGCTGCTTTCAGTAAGTCACCGAGGCTGGTGCCAAAATTCTCCTGGGATGGCGCATATTTTTCCTTGAGTTTACGTTCCTCACGCTTGGAAACGCCTTTTTTCTTTTTGTCCTCAGCCTTTTCGACAACATTGCAGCGTCGGCATTGGAAGTAGGCGCCTGCTTTGCCGTCGTGTATTTCCATCCGCTTGTGGCATTGCGGGCAGCGTCGGTGTGACAGCTTAGGGTCTTTATGCTTGCGGAAGCTGCATTCAGGACTAGAGCAGACAAGGATGCGTCCTTCTTTTGTCTTGCGTTCCTTCATGAACTCCCCGCACTCAGGGCACTTGGAACCTGTAAGGTTATGGGCACGGTATGTTTTGTCACTCTTCTTGATTTCAGATACCAGAAGGGAGGTCTGTTCACGAATCCTTTTTTTGAATGCCTTTGCATCGCCTTTGCCGCGGGCAATTTCCTCTAGTTCTTTTTCCCATTTTGCGGTCAGCTCCGGGGAAGTCAGTTCATCGTTCACAAGGTCGATGAGCTGCTTGCCTTTTTTCGTAGAAAAGAGACGGCCATTCTGGCGTTCGACGACCTCCGACGAAATCAGGCGTTCGATGATTTCTGCCCTTGTTGCCGGAGTACCCAGGCCGAATTTCTCCATTTTTGAAAGGATATCCGATTCAGACATGCGCAGCGGTGGCTCGGTCATCTTTTTGTTCATTGTTACCTGGCCTACAGAGTAGCTTTTGCCTTTTTCTAGATGGCCAAGAGATTGAGTGCTCGAATCATCCTCATCTTTTCCAAGAACCTTTTTAAAGCCGAGTTCAAGGATGTTCGTTTCGCGAGCGGACAATGTTTCGCCCTCGACCTCGAAGCTTGCATGGACAACTTCATATTGATAGGCCGGGTAAAATAAAGCAAGGAACCTTCGGACAATTAAGTCATAGAGCTTTCGTTCATCAGGTGACAAATCAGCGAGATGAAGCCGTTCCTCTGTCGGGATGATGGCATGGTGGTCAGTGACTTTTTCATTATTGAACACACGGCGTGCCTGGACCTTGCCCTTGTTTGCAAGTGCCGGCCTCGCTTCATCCCTGTAGCCGGACATGATTCCCTGAAGCCGGTCCGCCATCGTCGCTTCCATATCAGTCGTCAAATAGCGTGAGTCTGTCCGCGGATAGGTGACAAGCTTGTGCTGTTCATACAAGCCCTGAAGCACATTGGATGTTTTCTTTGCCGAGAAGCCGAAGCGTTTATTGGCGTCACGCTGCAATTCTGTAAGATCATACGGCATCGGCTGCGGATCAGACTTCTGCTTGCGGTCAAGTGATTTCAGGATTGCTTTTTTATTGGAAAGCTTCTGTTTGATCTGTTCTGCTTTTTCCTTGGAAAAAATTCGTTTTTCGCCTTTATGCTCCCATTCTGCATTCAGGGAGCCAACCTTTGCCTGGATGGTCCAGTAATCCTTAGGGACGAATTTGTTAATTTCATCCTCACGCTCGAGTATCATGGCCAAAGTCGGTGTCTGAACCCGGCCGGCAGATAATGGATCCTTATATTTGGTTGTCAAAGCCCTGGAGACATTCAAGCCAATCAGCCAGTCAGCCTCAGCTCTGCATACAGCTGATTCGTAAAGATCTTCAAACTGCTTGCCAGGCTTCAGATTTTTGAACCCATCTTTGATGGCCCGGTCGGTCTGGGAAGAAATCCACAAGCGTTTGATTGGCTTCCGCCAGTTGATGCGTTGAAGAATCCATCTGGCGACAAGTTCCCCTTCACGCCCGGCGTCAGTAGCGATGATGAATTCGCTGACATCCTTGCGTTCGGCGAGATGCTCAATCGCCTTAAATTGATGGCTCGTCTGCTTGATGACCTTCAGCCCCATTTTATCAGGGATGATTGGGAGCTCCTCAAGTTTCCAAACCTTATACTTAGGATCATAGTTCTCCGGCATCTTTAGTTCGATCAAGTGGCCAAGTGCCCAGGTCACGATATATTGATTTCCTTCAAAATAGCTTTTATTTGTTTTATTACAGCCAAGCACACGCGCAAGCTCACGGGCAACACTTGGTTTTTCTGCAAGGACTAATGATTTCATAATTGCTCCTTTCAAAAAACAACAGTTTACATATGCTTTACTTAGTATAATAGAAAAAACCGAATTTTTGTAATGGGGGAGAGTATGAGCGATTATATTAAAGAAATCCGCGCCTTGATTAGCAGCCGTCCGTTCATCCTGGCTGGGTCTGCTGTCCTTGTTTTTAATAAGGAATATGAAGTGCTGCTGCAGCTTCGGACTGATACTGGCAGTTGGGGGATTCCAGGCGGTGCGATGGAACCTGGCGAGAGTTTTGAAGAGACAGCCCGCAGAGAATTATATGAGGAAACGGGACTGCATCTGAATACATTGAAGTTTTTGGATGTGATCGCTGGTGAGGAATACTACTTTCAATATCCGAACGGCGACGAAATCTATAACGCGATTGCATTGTACGCTTGCACCGATTGGGAAGGCGTGCTGCAAATACTCGACGGCGAAAGCAAGGAGCTGCGCTTTTTTGCATTGGACAATCTCCCTGCTCTTCAAGGCAGGCCTGAGTTGATCTTAAGCAAAATAAATGATTATGGAATCCTGCCTGTCATCAGGGAAATTGAGCTGTTTGATGTGCTGGCAGCGGCCGAAATCCTCGATCTACAGAGAAAGTCATACAGAATAGAAGCAGATTTGATTGGAACGGATGAAATCCCTCCTTTAAAGGAAACATTCGAGCAGCTGCAAAATTGCGGTGAAACCTTCCTTGGCTATTATCTTGATGGCCGTCTTGCTGGTGCGGTTTCTTTTAAAATAGACAGGGAAGTGATGGATATTCATCGTATGATGGTTGATCCAGACTTTTTCCGCAGAGGAATTGCCAGGAAGCTGATTGCATATTTGGAACATCAAAACTTCTCCGAAATGATTGTCTCAACCGGTGCTGCAAATACACCAGCGATAAAGCTCTATGAGAAACTTGGCTTCGTGAGGCAAAATAACTCAGCAGTAGGTGGCGGGCTGGTGATCGCCAATTTTAAAAAGCGGCGAAATTGATGGCTTCATGCAAAAGGACCGGGCAGCATGCCAGGTCCTTTAAGCATTATTCCTTTATTTTGACTGCCGTTCCTGTGGCGATGCACATCATCATACCTTCGCGCAGTGTCTCGAAGTCAAGGTCAACACCGATTATGGCATTGGCGCCCATCCGGCGCGCTTTGTCCTCCATTTCGCGAATCGCGATTTCACGCCCTTCCGCTAGCTTATTTTCATAAGCAGAACTCCTGCCCCCGATTACATCGGTGACGCTTGCCAAAAAGTCACGCACCACATTTGCCCCCATAATCGCTTCTCCAGAGACAATCCCCAAATATGAGTCCACTTCTTTGCCTTGCAATGCCGATGTAGTTGTAACAATCATGTTTATTCCTCCTCAATTTTCAAGTGAAGCGTGTAAAATACTGTGTATGAGTACATATACGAAGACCGGTGGAAAAAGTTTCAAAAAAAAGAACCCGGCCAGAATAGCTGGGTCCGGGAATGAATATTAAACGTCTTCTTCCTCAATCCGGTTTTTAAATGCTTCCTGTACGACCAGGAATTCCTCGTCTTCCTGTGCTTCGGTTTCAGGCCGTTTTGCTTTTAGCGCACCTGATGGCAAGTCTCCGGGATGGCCTTTTTTCTTATGGTTAAAATCTTTTCCTCTGCTCATTCATGAACCCTCCTTTCCTGTCAAAAGTAGTTTTTCCTGATGGAACCTGAAATATAAAAAATGAACAGCATATGATTATATAGATACAAATTTTAAGAAAGGAGGGCGCTGTTATGGATGAAAAACTTTATGCTGAAGATTTAGTGGAGTGCCCGACTGTTTTTTGTGCAAACCGAGACGATCAGGCTCCGTTATTTACGGCAGATGCCTTGATAAATGGGGATATCAAAAAGATTAATCTGGAGGATTATCGGGGAAAGTGGGTGATTTTATTTTTCTACCCAAGCAATTTCACTTTCGTTTGACCTACAGAACTGGCGGCGGTCGCCGCTATTTACCCTTATATTAAGGCTCTGGGTGCAGATTTGATGTCGATTAGCACGGACAGTGTATACAGCCACAGGGTGTTTAAACAAACATCGCCTTCCTTGAAAAATGTGACGTACCCAATGGTCAGTGACAGAACACAGGTCATCAGCCGGGCATACAGGGTTCTTGATGCTGCAAGTGGTGCTTGCTTCAGGACATCCGTGTTCATCGATCCGGAAGGGATCATCAGGGTAAAGCTTACTTATCCTGGTAATGTTGGCCGAAATCTCCCCGAACATCTGAGAATCCTCCAGGCCCTTGATTATGCAAAACAAACTGGTAAGAGTGTACCGGCAAACTGGGTACCCGGTCAGCCAGGTGTCAGTACGAATCCATCAAATATAGGGAATATTTAATTGCTGCAGGTCCTGATTACAGGGCCTATTTTTTGTCTGTGATACGCATCACAAAATCAAGAAAAAATGTCACAGAAAATCTACAAAAATCTTCGATATCACTCACAAAGTTTTTTTAAAATAGAATCAGGACTATGTTAATTGTTTCACAAACTAAAAATTTGGGAGGAACCAAAAATGGATGAGGTCTTGATTTTAAGCCGGATCCAGTTTGCTGTAACTGTGTTTTATCATTTTTTGTTTGTTCCGTTGACGCTTGGATTGGTCATCCTTGTCGCCATCATGGAGACCAAGTATGCACGGACACTAGACCAGACTTATAAAATGATGGCGGATTACTGGGGAAAGCTGTTTGCGATCAATTTTGTTCTTGGTGTCATCACTGGCATTACGATGGAGTTTCAATTTGGGACGAACTGGTCTGAGTATTCGAAGTATATGGGAGATATCTTTGGCTCGCCGCTTGCGATT
Encoded here:
- a CDS encoding MDR family MFS transporter; this encodes MRIRDWDRNLKIRLFGEALMNITFWMFFPFLTIYFAESFGKDKAGFLLIFSQVFSVFANLLGGYTADRFGRKRMMVISAFGQGIAFLVFAYAVSPWYTSPMLGFICFALVGVFGSIYWPASQAMVADVVPEKDRSSVFAIFYTQINIAVVVGPILGAIFYVKYRFELMIAVAIISILLALVLSKWTRETVPASAKQARAENGKWYDFLKEQIADYKVIIQDKVFLMFIIAGILAAQTFMQLDLLFPVYTKDMVQNQTVLELGSKVFTVNGEQAFGLILSENGLLVALFTVAVTKWVTRFRELNVFVLSSLTYAVAILMFGATNWIWGLILAMAVFTLAELMTAGLQQTFISNLAPEKMRGQYFAAASLRYTLGRTIAPISIPLTVWIGYSWTFTILSILAVLSAVLFWVMFRMYENRKEAGI
- a CDS encoding peroxiredoxin, which gives rise to MDEKLYAEDLVECPTVFCANRDDQAPLFTADALINGDIKKINLEDYRGKWVILFFYPSNFTFVUPTELAAVAAIYPYIKALGADLMSISTDSVYSHRVFKQTSPSLKNVTYPMVSDRTQVISRAYRVLDAASGACFRTSVFIDPEGIIRVKLTYPGNVGRNLPEHLRILQALDYAKQTGKSVPANWVPGQPGVSTNPSNIGNI
- a CDS encoding DNA topoisomerase III, translated to MKSLVLAEKPSVARELARVLGCNKTNKSYFEGNQYIVTWALGHLIELKMPENYDPKYKVWKLEELPIIPDKMGLKVIKQTSHQFKAIEHLAERKDVSEFIIATDAGREGELVARWILQRINWRKPIKRLWISSQTDRAIKDGFKNLKPGKQFEDLYESAVCRAEADWLIGLNVSRALTTKYKDPLSAGRVQTPTLAMILEREDEINKFVPKDYWTIQAKVGSLNAEWEHKGEKRIFSKEKAEQIKQKLSNKKAILKSLDRKQKSDPQPMPYDLTELQRDANKRFGFSAKKTSNVLQGLYEQHKLVTYPRTDSRYLTTDMEATMADRLQGIMSGYRDEARPALANKGKVQARRVFNNEKVTDHHAIIPTEERLHLADLSPDERKLYDLIVRRFLALFYPAYQYEVVHASFEVEGETLSARETNILELGFKKVLGKDEDDSSTQSLGHLEKGKSYSVGQVTMNKKMTEPPLRMSESDILSKMEKFGLGTPATRAEIIERLISSEVVERQNGRLFSTKKGKQLIDLVNDELTSPELTAKWEKELEEIARGKGDAKAFKKRIREQTSLLVSEIKKSDKTYRAHNLTGSKCPECGEFMKERKTKEGRILVCSSPECSFRKHKDPKLSHRRCPQCHKRMEIHDGKAGAYFQCRRCNVVEKAEDKKKKGVSKREERKLKEKYAPSQENFGTSLGDLLKAALEDKE
- a CDS encoding aminopeptidase gives rise to the protein MSEFQKNLEKYADLAVKVGVNIQKDQTLVINTTIDSAEFVRLVAKKAYEAGAKNVVVNWNDDVVNRTKYDLAPDEAFTEYPEWRAREMEELAENGAAFMSIVSSSPDLLKGVKSERIANFQKAAGTALSKYRKYIQSDKVSWTVVAAPSEGWAKMVFPEETAETAVQKLWDAIFKAVRVDTQDPVAAWKEHDASLHEKVDYLNSKRYKKLHYKAPGTDLTVELPEKHIWVGAGSVNEQGNEFMANMPTEEVFSVPLKTGVNGYVSSTKPLSYGGNIIDNFKLTFENGKIVGVEAKEGEEILKQLVATDEGSHYLGEVALVPFNSPISQSNVLFFNTLFDENASNHFAIGSAYAFCVEGGKTMSSEELAENGLNESITHVDFMIGSDKMDIDGITADGTAEPVFRNGDWAL
- a CDS encoding YbjQ family protein, with the protein product MIVTTTSALQGKEVDSYLGIVSGEAIMGANVVRDFLASVTDVIGGRSSAYENKLAEGREIAIREMEDKARRMGANAIIGVDLDFETLREGMMMCIATGTAVKIKE
- a CDS encoding GNAT family N-acetyltransferase yields the protein MLAAAEILDLQRKSYRIEADLIGTDEIPPLKETFEQLQNCGETFLGYYLDGRLAGAVSFKIDREVMDIHRMMVDPDFFRRGIARKLIAYLEHQNFSEMIVSTGAANTPAIKLYEKLGFVRQNNSAVGGGLVIANFKKRRN